A region of Microbacterium suwonense DNA encodes the following proteins:
- a CDS encoding NAD(P)/FAD-dependent oxidoreductase — MTRTIVVGAGMVGLATAWHLQERGVEVTVIDRVGIAAGSSWGNAGWLTPGKTIPLADTGLWTYGPKALLDPDAALHIPFRVDAGLWSFLARFAAHGTNRAWDRTMASLTPIDKLALECFDELLDGGVKSWTREGPFVIGFKRAADSKGFLREVEGVIRHGQDVPFERLQNPRELAPVLSDAVTHVYRLDGQRFFEPAPFVEALGHAVVERGAELLTGVEVTDVSSTRRPVVTLSNGERMEADSVVIATGAWMPKLARKLGVRTRVQAGRGYSFTVATEQPQEHPVYLPFQRIACTPYQGRFRIAGTMEFRSPDEPFQPRRVQAIIAQVREMFQGIDLDDRQDEWMGSRPVTPDGLPLVGATQAPNVYVAGGHGMWGIVLGPATGKLLAEQITTGRIHPAIEPFDPLR; from the coding sequence ATGACGCGCACGATCGTCGTCGGGGCCGGGATGGTCGGTCTCGCCACGGCATGGCACCTGCAGGAGCGCGGGGTCGAGGTGACGGTCATCGACCGGGTTGGAATCGCTGCCGGGTCGTCATGGGGCAACGCCGGCTGGCTGACGCCCGGCAAGACCATCCCGCTGGCCGACACCGGCCTGTGGACCTACGGACCCAAGGCGCTGCTCGACCCGGACGCCGCGCTGCACATCCCCTTCCGGGTGGATGCCGGGCTCTGGTCGTTCCTCGCCCGATTCGCAGCGCACGGCACGAATCGCGCGTGGGACCGCACCATGGCATCCCTCACCCCGATCGACAAGCTCGCGCTGGAGTGCTTCGACGAACTGCTCGACGGCGGCGTGAAGTCGTGGACCCGTGAGGGTCCGTTCGTGATCGGCTTCAAGAGGGCAGCCGACTCGAAGGGCTTCCTGCGCGAGGTCGAGGGTGTCATCCGGCACGGACAGGACGTGCCGTTCGAACGGCTGCAGAACCCGCGTGAGCTGGCGCCGGTGCTCTCGGATGCCGTCACCCACGTCTACCGTCTGGACGGACAGCGCTTCTTCGAGCCCGCGCCGTTCGTCGAGGCGCTCGGGCACGCCGTCGTCGAGCGCGGTGCGGAGCTGCTCACCGGCGTCGAGGTCACCGACGTGTCGTCCACCCGCCGTCCGGTGGTGACCCTGTCGAACGGGGAGCGGATGGAAGCCGACTCGGTCGTGATCGCGACAGGGGCGTGGATGCCGAAGCTCGCCCGCAAGCTCGGTGTGCGGACCCGCGTGCAGGCCGGTCGCGGATACTCCTTCACCGTGGCGACCGAGCAGCCGCAGGAGCATCCGGTGTACCTGCCGTTCCAGCGCATCGCCTGCACGCCGTATCAGGGGCGCTTCCGCATCGCGGGGACGATGGAGTTCCGTTCGCCGGATGAGCCCTTCCAGCCGCGGCGGGTGCAGGCGATCATCGCGCAGGTGCGCGAGATGTTCCAGGGCATCGACCTCGACGACCGCCAGGACGAGTGGATGGGCTCGCGCCCGGTCACCCCCGACGGCCTGCCCCTGGTCGGGGCGACGCAGGCGCCGAACGTGTACGTGGCCGGTGGCCACGGTATGTGGGGCATCGTGCTGGGTCCCGCGACGGGCAAGCTCCTCGCCGAGCAGATCACGACCGGCCGCATCCACCCCGCGATCGAACCTTTCGACCCGCTGCGCTGA
- a CDS encoding SIS domain-containing protein produces MTITAGAHMRAELTSQPETWARAAGMRAEQALLPASGARIAVVGCGTSWFMAQSYAALREAAGHGETDAFTASEVPAGRGYDAIVALTRSGTTTEVLELTERVKGTTPVIAVLGDDSSPLVDLADTVIALPFADEQSVVQTRFATTALALFRASLGESLDGAVADAQAVLASPSDPALGDAEQYSFLGLGWTIGLAHEAALKMRESSQSWTESYSAMEYRHGPIAIAAPGRITWQFGTAPEGLQAQVEATGARFVQHPIDPMADLVRLHRVALDRAVGRGLDPDQPRNLTRSVILAD; encoded by the coding sequence ATGACCATCACCGCCGGCGCGCACATGCGCGCGGAGCTCACCTCACAGCCCGAGACCTGGGCACGCGCGGCCGGGATGCGAGCCGAGCAGGCGCTGCTGCCGGCATCCGGTGCGCGCATCGCCGTCGTCGGCTGCGGCACCTCCTGGTTCATGGCGCAGTCCTACGCCGCGCTGCGCGAGGCCGCAGGTCACGGCGAGACCGATGCGTTCACGGCATCCGAGGTTCCCGCCGGCCGCGGCTATGACGCGATCGTCGCGCTCACCCGCTCCGGCACCACCACCGAGGTGCTCGAGCTGACTGAGCGCGTCAAGGGCACGACCCCGGTGATCGCCGTGCTCGGCGACGACAGCTCGCCCCTGGTCGACCTCGCCGATACGGTCATCGCCCTGCCGTTCGCCGATGAGCAGTCGGTCGTGCAGACCCGCTTCGCCACCACCGCACTGGCCCTGTTCCGTGCGTCGCTCGGCGAATCCCTCGACGGCGCGGTCGCCGACGCGCAGGCTGTGCTCGCCTCGCCCTCCGACCCGGCTCTCGGCGATGCCGAGCAGTACTCCTTCCTCGGACTCGGCTGGACGATCGGGCTCGCCCACGAGGCGGCGTTGAAGATGCGCGAGTCCTCGCAGTCGTGGACCGAGTCGTACAGCGCGATGGAGTACCGTCACGGGCCCATCGCCATCGCCGCACCCGGTCGCATCACCTGGCAGTTCGGCACGGCCCCCGAGGGTCTTCAGGCGCAGGTCGAGGCCACCGGGGCGCGCTTCGTGCAGCATCCGATCGACCCGATGGCCGACCTGGTGCGCCTGCACCGCGTCGCCCTCGACCGCGCCGTCGGTCGCGGGCTCGACCCCGACCAGCCGCGCAACCTCACCCGCTCCGTCATCCTTGCGGACTGA
- a CDS encoding type II toxin-antitoxin system Phd/YefM family antitoxin — protein MGTQVNMHEAKSQLSALVERVLAGEQVTIARAGTPVVDLVVHRSASPVFGLLKGAYEYDAKAFDDADEEIREMFYGADA, from the coding sequence ATGGGCACCCAGGTCAACATGCACGAGGCGAAATCGCAGCTCTCTGCGCTCGTCGAGCGCGTGCTCGCCGGGGAGCAGGTCACGATCGCTCGTGCGGGCACGCCCGTCGTCGATCTCGTCGTGCACCGCAGTGCATCGCCGGTCTTCGGGCTGCTGAAAGGCGCCTACGAGTACGACGCAAAGGCATTCGACGACGCGGACGAGGAGATCCGCGAGATGTTCTACGGAGCCGACGCGTAG
- a CDS encoding ROK family protein — translation MTGHDSIPDVVTDPSGERLMRADSIGHGVPVLAFDVGGTDIKSALFDGEGVARGLRRTPTPVADADPEGALIDRLAKLAAQLQDQHPDVAPEAVGLVVPGIVDSENGIGVFSSNLGWRNAPMRELMRQRFGLPVAFDHDVRAASWAERVLGGARDYADAVVLIIGTGIAGALLVGGQPYTAGGYAGEIGHSPIGEWPCPCGARGCLEARASAGAISRRYVEATGTAVDGAREVIARAAGGDETAARIWDEALDALTMSIAQLTAVMAPQAVVIGGGLSRAGGALFDQLRARLADRLSFHRIPVLVPAELSGNAGILGSALRAREAAS, via the coding sequence ATGACCGGGCACGACAGCATCCCCGACGTCGTCACGGACCCCTCCGGTGAGCGGCTCATGCGCGCCGACAGCATCGGTCACGGCGTGCCCGTGCTCGCCTTCGACGTGGGCGGCACCGACATCAAGTCGGCGCTCTTCGACGGTGAGGGCGTGGCGCGAGGCCTGCGCCGCACGCCGACACCGGTCGCGGACGCGGATCCGGAGGGTGCGCTGATCGACCGCCTGGCCAAGTTGGCTGCGCAGCTGCAGGATCAGCATCCGGATGTCGCGCCCGAGGCCGTCGGACTGGTCGTGCCCGGCATCGTCGACTCCGAGAACGGCATCGGCGTGTTCAGCAGCAACCTGGGCTGGCGGAACGCCCCGATGCGTGAGCTGATGAGGCAGCGTTTCGGCCTGCCCGTCGCCTTCGATCACGATGTGCGGGCGGCCAGCTGGGCCGAGCGGGTGCTCGGCGGCGCGCGCGATTACGCCGACGCGGTCGTGCTCATCATCGGCACCGGGATCGCCGGAGCGCTGCTGGTGGGCGGGCAACCGTACACCGCGGGCGGCTACGCGGGCGAGATCGGGCACTCGCCGATCGGGGAGTGGCCGTGCCCGTGCGGGGCGCGCGGATGCCTGGAGGCCCGCGCCTCGGCCGGGGCCATCTCGCGACGCTACGTCGAGGCGACCGGGACTGCAGTGGACGGTGCCCGCGAAGTCATCGCCCGGGCGGCGGGCGGCGATGAGACGGCGGCGCGCATCTGGGACGAGGCGCTCGACGCGCTGACCATGTCGATCGCGCAGCTCACCGCCGTGATGGCGCCGCAGGCCGTGGTGATCGGCGGAGGTCTGTCGCGGGCGGGCGGTGCGCTGTTCGACCAGCTGCGCGCCCGGCTGGCGGACCGGCTCAGCTTCCACCGCATCCCCGTGCTGGTCCCGGCAGAGCTGTCCGGCAACGCCGGCATCCTCGGATCGGCGCTGCGCGCGCGGGAGGCGGCGTCATGA
- a CDS encoding DeoR/GlpR family DNA-binding transcription regulator, with product MNRAARLNAILELLAEQGEVSIDQLAERFGASAATTRRDLDSLAERRLLTRTHGGAVAQSVAYDLPIRYKSHLGTGAKERIAVAAAGLVSPGDVVGLSGGTTTTAIAAALAARDDLAADGLTVVTNAVNIAAQLAMRPEFKVVVTGGVIHARSFELVGPFVEQLLAGIRLDIAFIGVNGLSAADGATTHDESESAVNRMMAERAARAVIVADASKIGQAAFAQVGGAELFPVVLTDAAVTASARDALTDAGYEVRIAD from the coding sequence GTGAACCGCGCCGCCCGTCTCAACGCGATCCTCGAACTGCTCGCGGAGCAGGGCGAGGTGTCCATCGACCAGCTCGCGGAACGCTTCGGGGCATCCGCCGCCACCACCCGCCGCGACCTCGACAGCCTCGCCGAGCGGCGGCTGCTCACGCGCACGCACGGTGGTGCGGTCGCGCAGTCCGTCGCCTACGATCTGCCGATCCGGTACAAGAGCCATCTCGGCACCGGGGCGAAGGAGCGCATCGCCGTCGCTGCGGCAGGGCTCGTCTCACCGGGCGATGTGGTCGGGCTGTCGGGCGGCACCACCACGACGGCGATCGCCGCAGCGCTGGCGGCCCGCGATGATCTTGCCGCTGACGGGCTGACCGTGGTGACGAACGCGGTGAACATCGCCGCTCAGCTCGCGATGCGACCGGAGTTCAAGGTGGTCGTCACCGGGGGAGTGATCCACGCGCGCAGTTTCGAGCTGGTCGGCCCGTTCGTGGAGCAGCTGCTCGCCGGCATCCGTCTGGACATCGCCTTCATCGGCGTCAACGGGCTGTCGGCGGCCGACGGCGCGACCACGCATGACGAGTCCGAGTCGGCGGTGAACCGCATGATGGCCGAGCGTGCCGCCCGGGCGGTGATCGTCGCCGACGCGTCGAAGATCGGGCAGGCGGCGTTCGCGCAGGTCGGTGGTGCGGAGCTGTTCCCGGTGGTGCTCACGGATGCCGCGGTCACGGCATCCGCGCGCGACGCCCTCACGGATGCCGGCTACGAGGTGCGCATCGCCGACTGA
- a CDS encoding AI-2E family transporter — MSAEDSVRPDSAAEVTENPAAEPDAAEPTAATAPSPVIEPPTPSRSFWTRIDKPFVFGFLVTIGGLVAILLAITLSSLSTVLIYIAFALFAALGLDPAVRFLERRGLSRGLSVLSVILGLIVVLALVLLMIIPVVVEQITLFVKSVPDLITDFMHSDVYGFLEKQFGDQFEQLVEDAQNFLTDGKTWQAIGGGALQVGSSIATGISGFIVVLVLTLYFVAGLPTIKTAMLRFAPARDRKRAREITDQITDSVGGYVQGMVILAFANAIVTLIIYLSLQLPFPPLMATVAFLITLIPLVGSVLFWAIGSVIALFADPLHALLFAVIYLVYMQVEAYFLTPRVMNKAVSVPGALVVIGALAGGTLLGLLGALVAVPVTASILIIINQVWLPRQDARV, encoded by the coding sequence ATGAGCGCCGAAGATTCCGTGCGGCCTGACTCCGCCGCCGAGGTCACCGAGAACCCCGCCGCCGAGCCGGACGCCGCTGAGCCCACCGCGGCGACCGCCCCGAGCCCGGTCATCGAGCCGCCCACACCGAGCCGCTCGTTCTGGACCCGCATCGACAAGCCGTTCGTGTTCGGCTTTCTCGTCACGATCGGCGGTCTGGTCGCGATCCTGCTGGCGATCACGCTGTCGAGCCTGTCGACCGTGCTCATCTACATCGCGTTCGCGCTGTTCGCCGCGCTCGGCCTCGATCCCGCCGTGCGCTTTCTGGAGCGTCGCGGCCTCTCCCGCGGGCTGAGCGTGCTCTCGGTGATCCTGGGCCTGATCGTCGTGCTGGCGCTGGTGCTGCTGATGATCATCCCTGTGGTGGTGGAGCAGATCACCCTGTTCGTGAAGTCGGTGCCCGACCTGATCACCGACTTCATGCACAGCGACGTCTACGGCTTCCTGGAGAAGCAGTTCGGCGACCAGTTCGAGCAGCTGGTCGAGGATGCCCAGAACTTCCTCACCGACGGCAAGACCTGGCAGGCCATCGGCGGCGGCGCCCTGCAGGTGGGCAGCTCGATCGCCACCGGCATCTCGGGCTTCATCGTGGTGCTGGTGCTGACGCTGTACTTCGTCGCGGGTCTGCCCACGATCAAGACGGCGATGCTGCGCTTCGCCCCGGCCCGCGACCGCAAGCGCGCTCGCGAGATCACCGACCAGATCACGGATTCGGTCGGCGGCTACGTGCAGGGCATGGTGATCCTCGCGTTCGCCAACGCGATCGTCACCCTCATCATCTACCTCTCCCTGCAGCTGCCCTTCCCGCCGCTGATGGCGACGGTGGCCTTCCTGATCACGCTGATCCCGCTGGTCGGATCGGTGCTGTTCTGGGCTATCGGCTCGGTGATCGCCCTGTTCGCCGATCCGCTGCACGCGCTGCTGTTCGCCGTGATCTACCTGGTGTACATGCAGGTCGAGGCGTACTTCCTCACCCCACGCGTGATGAACAAGGCCGTCTCGGTGCCCGGTGCGCTGGTCGTGATCGGCGCACTCGCCGGCGGCACTCTGCTCGGCCTGCTGGGTGCACTGGTGGCCGTGCCGGTGACGGCATCCATCCTGATCATCATCAATCAGGTGTGGCTGCCGCGGCAGGACGCCCGGGTCTGA
- a CDS encoding chorismate mutase has product MSDEDARAELLRLRASIDNIDAALIFMLAERFRATQQVGHLKAEHEMPASDPKREEQQVARLRALAGEAHLDPEFAEKWFNFVVAEVIRHHTEAAEGR; this is encoded by the coding sequence ATGTCCGACGAAGACGCCCGCGCCGAGCTGCTGCGCCTGCGCGCCAGCATCGACAACATCGACGCCGCACTGATCTTCATGCTGGCCGAGCGGTTCCGCGCCACCCAGCAGGTCGGCCATCTGAAGGCGGAGCACGAGATGCCGGCATCCGACCCGAAGCGCGAGGAGCAGCAGGTCGCTCGACTGCGCGCGCTGGCCGGAGAGGCGCATCTGGATCCCGAGTTCGCCGAGAAGTGGTTCAACTTCGTCGTCGCCGAGGTCATCCGGCACCACACCGAGGCCGCAGAGGGGCGCTGA
- a CDS encoding ArsR/SmtB family transcription factor, with translation MAKTTDAGGQPPQESTVPQAAEAAAEQAAAKPEQSEPPATGEQTTAATTAMLKAFTHPLRRQILRLLSKREYLRAADAAEALGVPANKISFHLRALADAGLLVEAPEHARDRRDRVWKGNAASVKVGGPENPIDDPALGDAVLKVLIDEHYDVVRRMLAWTPDYMAGRTSEVHAEFSQHTVRLTEAEFVAMMERISEVSREAAEAHNRAHPDHDDPDIRVWNIDIIAADDTI, from the coding sequence ATGGCGAAGACGACGGATGCGGGTGGGCAGCCACCCCAGGAGTCGACGGTTCCGCAGGCAGCTGAGGCAGCAGCAGAGCAGGCCGCAGCGAAGCCGGAGCAGTCAGAGCCACCGGCAACAGGCGAGCAGACCACGGCGGCCACGACGGCGATGCTGAAGGCTTTCACACATCCGCTGCGCCGCCAGATCCTGCGGCTGCTCAGCAAGCGCGAATATCTGCGTGCTGCGGATGCCGCCGAGGCACTGGGCGTGCCGGCGAACAAGATCAGCTTTCATCTGCGGGCGCTGGCTGACGCGGGCCTGCTCGTCGAGGCGCCCGAGCACGCGCGTGACCGGCGCGATCGGGTGTGGAAAGGCAATGCGGCCTCGGTGAAGGTCGGTGGACCCGAGAATCCCATCGATGATCCGGCGCTCGGCGACGCGGTGCTCAAGGTGCTGATCGACGAGCACTACGACGTCGTGCGTCGGATGCTCGCCTGGACCCCCGACTACATGGCGGGTCGCACGTCCGAGGTGCACGCCGAGTTCTCTCAGCACACCGTGCGTCTCACCGAGGCTGAGTTCGTCGCGATGATGGAGCGGATCAGCGAGGTCTCGCGCGAGGCTGCCGAGGCGCACAACCGCGCGCATCCCGATCATGACGACCCCGACATCCGGGTCTGGAACATCGACATCATCGCCGCCGACGACACGATCTG
- a CDS encoding Lrp/AsnC family transcriptional regulator, translated as MSASDSSPPRRAPVTEAGLDAVDRTIISELSRNGRLSNTELAVRAGIAESTCLKRVRALQANGVIVGFHAEISPAAVGLHLEALITIRLHAHARGDLRRFQAYVENLPATQRVYFLAGDRDFLVHVAVPDAAALRELVSDTLSLRPEVASTSTSLIFAHAAGSRGL; from the coding sequence ATGTCGGCATCCGATTCTTCGCCGCCTCGTCGTGCGCCGGTGACGGAGGCCGGACTCGACGCCGTCGACCGCACGATCATCTCCGAGCTCAGTCGCAACGGGCGCCTGTCGAACACCGAGCTCGCGGTGCGCGCGGGCATCGCCGAATCGACCTGCCTGAAGCGCGTGCGCGCGCTGCAGGCGAACGGCGTGATCGTCGGGTTCCATGCCGAGATCTCGCCTGCGGCAGTCGGCCTGCACCTCGAAGCGCTCATCACCATCCGGCTGCATGCGCACGCGCGCGGCGATCTGCGGAGGTTCCAGGCCTACGTGGAGAATCTGCCGGCCACGCAGCGGGTGTACTTCCTCGCCGGCGACCGCGATTTCCTGGTGCATGTCGCCGTTCCGGACGCCGCGGCGCTGCGCGAGCTCGTCTCGGACACGCTCAGTCTGCGTCCCGAGGTCGCGTCGACGTCGACGAGCCTGATCTTCGCCCACGCCGCCGGATCCCGCGGACTCTGA
- a CDS encoding type II toxin-antitoxin system VapC family toxin yields the protein MLLDTHALLWLTMDDARLGERARDRIMHAPRVLYSSVSISELVIKHMLGKIELPGGERFPEIFARSGLVELPFTARHANALRDDPTLVRHNPFDRMLIAQARAEGIELLTADRVLLGLDRQWVHDAAR from the coding sequence GTGCTGCTCGACACCCACGCCCTGCTCTGGCTGACGATGGACGATGCCCGGCTCGGCGAGCGAGCGCGGGATCGGATCATGCATGCACCGCGCGTGCTCTACTCGTCGGTCTCGATCTCGGAACTCGTCATCAAGCACATGCTGGGCAAGATCGAGTTGCCGGGCGGGGAGCGATTTCCGGAGATCTTCGCCCGCTCCGGCCTGGTCGAGCTGCCCTTCACAGCACGTCACGCGAACGCTCTCCGGGATGACCCGACGCTGGTCAGGCACAATCCTTTCGACCGGATGCTGATCGCTCAGGCCCGCGCGGAGGGGATCGAACTGCTCACCGCGGATCGTGTGCTGCTCGGCCTCGACCGGCAGTGGGTTCACGACGCAGCGCGCTGA
- a CDS encoding class II fructose-bisphosphate aldolase yields MTLVSARDLVRASAAAGTGLGAFNVIHLETAEALVAASERAQLPVIVQISQNCADYHGGLEPIGWATLAIARRASTAVAVHLDHAERPELVDEAIELGFGSVMFDGGKLDYDENVSLTADVAARARVAGVFVEAELGEVGGKDGAHAPGVRTDPDEARAFVKATGVDALAVAVGSSHAMLDRSASLDIALIGRLRDALRGVGRNGGNVPLVLHGSSGVADDTIVQAVRAGMTKINVSTHLNGFFTRAIRETLADDEKLVDSRKYVAPGREAVATEAARMLRLFALVSTRA; encoded by the coding sequence ATGACTCTCGTCTCCGCCCGCGACCTCGTGCGCGCATCCGCTGCCGCCGGCACGGGGCTCGGCGCGTTCAACGTCATACACCTCGAGACTGCCGAGGCGCTGGTCGCGGCATCCGAGCGCGCGCAGCTGCCGGTGATCGTGCAGATCTCGCAGAACTGCGCCGACTACCACGGCGGCCTCGAGCCGATCGGCTGGGCCACCCTCGCGATCGCCCGCCGGGCGTCGACGGCCGTCGCCGTGCACCTCGACCACGCCGAGCGTCCCGAGCTCGTAGACGAGGCCATCGAGCTGGGATTCGGGTCGGTGATGTTCGACGGCGGCAAGCTCGACTACGACGAGAACGTCTCTCTCACCGCCGACGTCGCGGCGCGCGCCCGTGTCGCCGGGGTGTTCGTCGAGGCGGAGCTCGGCGAGGTGGGCGGCAAAGACGGTGCCCACGCTCCCGGCGTCCGCACCGATCCCGACGAGGCACGCGCCTTCGTGAAGGCGACCGGGGTGGACGCGCTCGCCGTCGCGGTGGGCTCGTCGCACGCGATGCTCGACCGTTCGGCATCCCTCGACATCGCGCTGATCGGCCGCCTGCGCGACGCCCTGCGCGGAGTGGGTCGCAATGGCGGCAATGTGCCGCTCGTGCTGCACGGATCCTCGGGCGTCGCCGACGACACGATCGTCCAGGCCGTGCGTGCGGGGATGACCAAGATCAACGTCTCCACGCACCTGAACGGCTTCTTCACCCGCGCGATCCGCGAGACGCTCGCCGACGACGAGAAGCTCGTCGACTCGCGAAAGTACGTCGCGCCCGGCCGCGAGGCGGTCGCCACCGAGGCGGCACGGATGCTGCGCCTCTTCGCCCTCGTATCCACCCGAGCCTGA
- a CDS encoding 1-phosphofructokinase family hexose kinase, whose amino-acid sequence MGDRMIVTVTANPALDLTWHVASLAMGGTHRADAGRARAGGKGLNVARVAHAQGASVLAVTTSGGATGAEFASELEASGVPHVLVPVAASTRRSIALVDESLGDTTIVNEYGVAPTDAEWSALTDAVAAALRARDARSAQASPADSDLSTGDRGADAAIGDVLVISGSFPPGTPDQLLPSLIRLGREAGATVIADTSGPALLAAADAGASVLKPNEHELRDATGLDDPIDGARELLRRGAELVLLSLGAEGMLAVSTASAVSPGYESGADTPDVGPIRANRPTSGVSAGGAAPGNDGEGTDAEDRLDLSILRTRLDTPLAGNPTGAGDSAVAACAVLMDAGIRDPEQILRRATAWSAAAVLMPLAGEIHPSWPDLEHALTVAPVAAPVAAPASAPAETSLPARDTVSAVQSRAGEEVSSSGGAFARPEASASPEASASPEASASPEASASPEASDPKESR is encoded by the coding sequence GTGGGTGATCGCATGATCGTCACCGTCACCGCGAACCCTGCCCTCGACCTCACCTGGCACGTCGCCTCGCTGGCGATGGGTGGAACGCATCGAGCGGATGCCGGACGGGCGCGCGCCGGAGGGAAAGGTCTCAACGTCGCCCGCGTCGCCCACGCGCAGGGCGCGTCTGTGCTCGCGGTCACGACCTCGGGTGGTGCGACCGGTGCGGAGTTCGCCTCGGAGCTGGAGGCGTCGGGCGTGCCGCACGTGCTCGTGCCGGTGGCGGCTTCTACGCGTCGCAGCATCGCGCTGGTCGACGAGTCGCTCGGCGACACCACCATCGTCAACGAGTACGGCGTCGCGCCGACGGATGCCGAATGGTCGGCCCTGACGGATGCCGTGGCCGCTGCCCTTCGCGCACGAGACGCGAGGTCTGCACAGGCTTCTCCTGCGGATAGTGATCTCTCGACGGGGGATCGGGGAGCGGATGCCGCGATCGGCGACGTGCTCGTGATCTCGGGGAGCTTCCCGCCCGGAACCCCGGACCAGCTGCTGCCGTCGCTCATCCGGCTGGGGCGCGAGGCCGGCGCGACCGTGATCGCCGACACCTCGGGGCCGGCACTCCTGGCGGCGGCGGATGCCGGAGCATCCGTTCTCAAGCCCAATGAGCACGAGCTGCGGGACGCCACCGGCCTCGACGACCCGATCGACGGCGCCCGTGAGCTGCTGCGCCGTGGCGCCGAGCTGGTGCTGCTCTCACTCGGCGCCGAGGGGATGCTGGCCGTGTCCACGGCATCCGCCGTCTCCCCCGGTTACGAATCGGGGGCCGACACGCCAGATGTCGGACCGATTCGCGCAAACCGTCCGACATCTGGCGTGTCGGCCGGCGGGGCGGCACCCGGGAACGACGGCGAGGGAACGGATGCCGAAGATCGGCTCGATCTCAGCATCCTGCGCACCCGGCTCGACACCCCGCTCGCAGGGAACCCGACCGGGGCGGGCGACTCCGCGGTCGCTGCGTGCGCCGTGCTGATGGATGCCGGCATCCGCGACCCCGAGCAGATCCTTCGCCGCGCGACGGCCTGGTCGGCAGCCGCCGTGCTGATGCCGCTTGCCGGCGAGATCCACCCCTCCTGGCCCGACCTCGAGCACGCCCTCACCGTCGCCCCCGTCGCCGCCCCCGTCGCCGCCCCCGCTTCCGCCCCCGCCGAGACTTCCCTTCCAGCACGAGACACAGTGTCTGCTGTGCAGTCTCGTGCTGGAGAGGAAGTCTCGTCATCCGGTGGGGCATTCGCCCGGCCAGAAGCATCCGCCTCACCGGAAGCCTCCGCCTCACCGGAAGCCTCTGCCTCACCCGAAGCATCCGCCTCACCCGAGGCATCCGACCCGAAGGAATCCCGATGA
- a CDS encoding MFS transporter, producing the protein MPEQMIGRAQAANQGRDAALQLAGGPIGGMLLAAGGWLIGAAMMIGSAVSAVTAWILGRRVGWRRPDASQERADAASALPANALRELREGVSWLFRRPDLSTGTVVATVINLGLNAGTTTMIYAVLQSGYSEAVIGWMMAGSGAAMLIGALLAPTLVPRIGAGMLMILGLLCCTAAVATGVFVESPWGVALLISGAVFLLPALNAAFSGYTMVATPTALIGRVNSVGGVLSMGAMPLSPLIAGFGLAWAGRTPTLIFSFALCAIALIMSVASRPLRSIPAEAGWAEHAKQFDSVPASTPAPTR; encoded by the coding sequence GTGCCCGAGCAGATGATCGGCCGTGCACAGGCGGCGAATCAGGGCCGGGATGCGGCGCTGCAGCTGGCCGGCGGGCCGATCGGCGGGATGCTGCTGGCGGCCGGCGGCTGGCTGATCGGCGCGGCGATGATGATCGGCAGTGCGGTCTCCGCCGTCACGGCGTGGATTCTCGGGCGGCGCGTCGGCTGGCGGCGACCGGATGCCTCTCAGGAACGCGCGGATGCCGCATCCGCTCTCCCGGCCAACGCACTGCGCGAGCTGCGCGAGGGTGTGAGCTGGCTGTTCCGCCGACCCGACCTGAGCACTGGAACCGTCGTCGCGACGGTGATCAACCTGGGGCTGAACGCCGGGACGACCACCATGATCTACGCGGTGCTGCAGTCCGGCTACTCCGAGGCGGTCATCGGCTGGATGATGGCCGGTTCCGGTGCGGCGATGCTCATCGGAGCGCTGCTGGCTCCCACGCTGGTGCCGCGCATCGGGGCGGGGATGCTGATGATCCTGGGGCTGCTGTGCTGCACGGCGGCCGTCGCCACCGGTGTGTTCGTGGAGAGCCCGTGGGGCGTCGCGCTGCTGATCTCCGGAGCGGTGTTCCTGCTCCCCGCACTGAATGCCGCGTTCAGCGGCTACACCATGGTCGCGACGCCGACGGCCCTGATCGGACGCGTCAACAGCGTCGGCGGGGTGCTGAGCATGGGGGCGATGCCGCTCTCACCGCTGATCGCCGGTTTCGGGCTGGCCTGGGCGGGACGCACCCCGACCCTGATCTTCAGCTTCGCACTCTGCGCGATCGCACTGATCATGAGCGTCGCGAGCCGTCCACTGCGCTCGATCCCCGCCGAGGCCGGCTGGGCCGAGCACGCCAAGCAGTTCGACTCGGTGCCCGCGAGTACCCCCGCACCCACGCGCTGA